A genomic window from Caldicellulosiruptor kronotskyensis 2002 includes:
- the miaA gene encoding tRNA (adenosine(37)-N6)-dimethylallyltransferase MiaA, which yields MEKIPLIVIAGLTATGKTDVAVELAQLVNGEIVSADSMCVYKLMDIGTAKPTKEQREAVRHHVIDVVFPDEDYNVAMFQKDATNAIFDIYKRGKVPLLVGGTGFYIKSVVDDIEFPEMGDSKQVRKKLFDELNNKGNMYLYELLKEIDKDAANSVHPNNVKRVVRYLEIYFLTGKKPTEFLDKVRRKGSEKYNVLSLCFIMEREALWQRIDQRVEKMFDMGLVDEVKKLLEMGYSKDLKSMQGLGYKQVIPYVEGKISLQEAKEELKIRTRQFAKRQRIWFKYQGEFVFLDVTGMRFEEVVKKCFELCKSVV from the coding sequence ATGGAGAAAATACCTTTAATTGTTATTGCAGGACTTACTGCCACGGGGAAAACAGATGTTGCAGTGGAGCTGGCTCAGCTTGTAAATGGCGAGATTGTGTCTGCAGATTCGATGTGTGTATACAAGCTTATGGATATTGGTACAGCAAAGCCTACAAAGGAGCAAAGAGAAGCTGTCAGACATCATGTTATTGATGTAGTATTTCCAGATGAGGACTATAATGTGGCGATGTTTCAAAAGGATGCAACGAATGCAATTTTTGATATTTATAAAAGAGGTAAGGTACCTTTACTTGTGGGCGGTACTGGCTTTTATATAAAGTCAGTTGTGGACGATATTGAATTTCCTGAGATGGGGGATTCAAAACAAGTTAGAAAAAAGCTTTTTGATGAGCTTAATAATAAAGGCAATATGTATCTTTACGAACTTCTTAAAGAAATAGACAAAGATGCTGCAAATTCTGTTCATCCAAACAATGTAAAAAGGGTTGTAAGATATTTGGAAATTTATTTTTTGACTGGCAAAAAGCCAACAGAGTTTTTAGATAAGGTAAGAAGGAAGGGAAGTGAAAAATATAATGTATTGTCGCTATGTTTTATAATGGAAAGAGAAGCTCTTTGGCAAAGAATTGACCAGCGGGTTGAAAAAATGTTTGACATGGGACTTGTAGATGAAGTCAAAAAGCTTTTAGAGATGGGATATTCGAAGGATTTGAAATCTATGCAAGGGCTTGGATATAAGCAGGTGATACCGTATGTTGAAGGGAAGATTTCTTTGCAAGAGGCCAAAGAAGAACTTAAAATAAGGACAAGACAGTTTGCTAAAAGGCAGAGGATTTGGTTTAAATATCAGGGAGAATTTGTATTTTTGGATGTAACAGGTATGAGGTTTGAAGAAGTTGTGAAAAAATGTTTTGAACTTTGCAAAAGTGTGGTATAA
- the hfq gene encoding RNA chaperone Hfq — protein MAKGSLNLQDLFLNQLRKEKVNVTIFLLSGFQLKGTIKGFDNFTLIVETDNNKQQLIYKHAISSIMPSKPINYMAQAQNNQQASQQSNNNQG, from the coding sequence GTGGCGAAAGGAAGTTTAAACTTGCAGGACTTATTTTTAAACCAATTAAGAAAAGAAAAAGTAAATGTTACAATTTTCCTACTCAGCGGTTTTCAGTTAAAAGGTACTATCAAGGGTTTTGACAATTTTACATTGATTGTAGAGACTGACAATAACAAGCAACAACTAATTTACAAACACGCTATATCTTCAATCATGCCTTCAAAGCCAATAAACTATATGGCTCAGGCACAGAATAATCAACAAGCTTCTCAACAATCAAATAATAATCAAGGTTAA